From Vogesella sp. XCS3, the proteins below share one genomic window:
- a CDS encoding GNAT family N-acetyltransferase, with protein MPADILVKLYQLPPCPAAPDGVVLRHPMPHERGAMRMWISREFSDGWADEFDTVFRSMPPSAWVLQRGGELLGFACYDVTARGFFGPTGVKESEQGQGFGRLLLLASMHALHQLGYAYAIIGSAGPVDFYLRTLPAMLIPDSHPGIYPQPVDK; from the coding sequence ATGCCCGCCGACATTCTGGTAAAGCTGTACCAGCTGCCGCCCTGCCCCGCCGCGCCCGACGGCGTGGTGTTACGCCACCCCATGCCGCACGAGCGTGGTGCCATGCGCATGTGGATAAGCCGTGAATTTTCTGATGGCTGGGCCGACGAATTCGATACAGTATTCCGCAGTATGCCGCCCAGTGCCTGGGTATTGCAGCGCGGCGGCGAGCTACTGGGTTTTGCCTGCTATGACGTGACCGCACGCGGCTTTTTCGGCCCCACGGGGGTAAAGGAAAGCGAGCAAGGTCAAGGATTTGGACGTTTACTGCTGCTGGCATCGATGCATGCGCTGCACCAGCTGGGGTACGCCTACGCCATCATCGGCAGCGCCGGGCCGGTGGACTTCTATCTGCGCACCTTGCCGGCCATGCTGATCCCCGACAGCCACCCCGGAATTTATCCACAGCCTGTTGATAAGTAG
- a CDS encoding alanyl-tRNA editing protein: protein MTRKVFWDDPYLCTLDTTVASVAGAELTLAATILYAESGGQESDHGSIAGWPVLAARKQGQDIVYTLPSQHSLQPGVAVTLQLDWPRRYRLMRLHFAAELVLETIYQTLPDVEKIGAHIAEHKARIDFALPQAITPHLPALQTRIDALIAAKLAITSAFSDADAGRRYWELPGIARVPCGGTHLRHSGEVGRIALKRKNVGRGKERVEITLLDDTPA from the coding sequence ATGACCCGCAAGGTATTCTGGGATGACCCCTACCTGTGCACGCTAGACACCACGGTAGCCAGCGTGGCCGGCGCTGAGCTGACGCTGGCCGCCACCATCCTGTACGCCGAAAGCGGCGGCCAGGAAAGCGACCACGGCAGCATAGCCGGCTGGCCGGTGCTGGCCGCGCGCAAGCAGGGGCAGGACATCGTCTACACGCTGCCATCGCAACACAGCTTGCAGCCCGGCGTAGCGGTGACGCTGCAGCTGGACTGGCCACGGCGCTACCGGCTGATGCGGCTGCACTTTGCCGCCGAGCTAGTGCTGGAAACCATCTACCAGACCCTGCCGGACGTGGAAAAAATCGGCGCCCACATCGCCGAGCACAAGGCGCGCATCGACTTTGCGCTGCCGCAAGCCATCACCCCGCACCTGCCCGCCTTGCAAACGCGCATCGACGCGCTGATTGCGGCCAAGCTGGCCATTACCAGCGCCTTTTCCGACGCCGACGCCGGCCGCCGCTATTGGGAGCTACCCGGCATCGCCCGCGTGCCCTGCGGCGGCACCCACCTGCGCCACAGCGGCGAGGTTGGCCGCATCGCACTGAAGCGCAAGAACGTGGGCCGCGGCAAGGAGCGGGTGGAAATCACCCTGCTGGACGACACGCCTGCATGA
- a CDS encoding carboxylate/amino acid/amine transporter, with the protein MTTASRLWRDTLLTAVVPLIWGSTYLVTTQWLPPGLPFSAGVLRVLPAGLLLLLWTRHLPQRQEWPRLLLLSLLNIGAFQALLFMAAYRLPGGIAAVLGAIQPLLMMSLLWLLERQTPRPLVLLAACTGLAGMAVLLNAGNAQWDTLGVLAAAGGAIVMALGMYLARRWGSSLPLLALTGWQLTLGGLMLLPAALWLDPPMPALSAANVAGYAYLSLVGALLAYGLWFRGLRLLPPVAVSALGLLSPVAAVILGWVALGQSLHGWTLAGMVTVLASVLCVQLASSRRVARA; encoded by the coding sequence GTGACGACTGCTTCCCGCCTGTGGCGCGACACCCTGCTCACCGCCGTGGTGCCGCTGATCTGGGGCTCTACCTACCTGGTGACCACGCAATGGTTGCCGCCTGGCCTGCCGTTCAGCGCCGGTGTGCTGCGCGTGCTGCCGGCTGGCTTGCTATTGCTGTTGTGGACGCGCCACCTGCCGCAACGGCAGGAGTGGCCGCGTTTGCTGCTGCTGTCGCTGCTGAATATCGGTGCCTTCCAGGCGCTGTTGTTCATGGCGGCCTACCGCTTGCCCGGTGGTATCGCCGCCGTGCTGGGCGCGATCCAGCCGCTGTTGATGATGAGCCTGTTGTGGCTGCTGGAGCGGCAAACCCCACGGCCGCTGGTGTTGCTGGCGGCGTGTACGGGGCTGGCCGGCATGGCGGTGTTGCTGAATGCCGGCAACGCGCAGTGGGATACGCTGGGCGTGTTGGCGGCGGCCGGCGGCGCCATCGTGATGGCGCTGGGCATGTACCTGGCGCGGCGCTGGGGCAGCAGCCTGCCGCTGCTGGCGCTAACCGGCTGGCAGCTGACGCTGGGCGGGCTGATGTTGCTACCGGCCGCGCTGTGGCTGGACCCGCCGATGCCGGCGCTGTCTGCGGCCAACGTGGCGGGCTATGCCTACCTGTCGCTGGTGGGCGCGCTGCTGGCCTACGGCTTGTGGTTTCGTGGCCTGCGCCTGCTGCCGCCGGTGGCGGTGTCGGCGCTGGGGCTGCTCAGCCCGGTGGCAGCGGTCATCCTGGGCTGGGTGGCGCTGGGGCAAAGCCTGCACGGCTGGACGCTGGCCGGCATGGTAACCGTGCTGGCCAGCGTGCTGTGCGTGCAGCTGGCCAGCAGCCGGCGCGTGGCGCGGGCTTAG
- a CDS encoding GNAT family N-acetyltransferase yields the protein MTILPYAPHQHAALAQLYLDTRRSCFPWLDGQAMQLGDFARDTADESLLVAQDEHGQVLGFAGVYEKENFLHHLYVQPAAQGQGIGQALLQAAALRFTATPSLKCFAANPRALAFYRQQGWQPAGEGVDAAGHRWLRLQGPQPGVVFSTDCARLDRELVYQYLSRESYWAAGLPRDIFEASLQGSLVIGGYNADGQQLAFARVITDYATFGYLADVFVVDSARGQGIAKALMRYIQLHPRLQNLRRFMLATADAHGLYAQFGFGALGKPERIMEKVEPAIYQRLAAERGRA from the coding sequence ATGACCATCCTGCCTTACGCCCCGCATCAGCACGCCGCGCTGGCGCAGCTCTATCTGGACACGCGCCGCAGCTGCTTTCCCTGGCTGGATGGCCAAGCCATGCAGCTGGGCGACTTTGCCCGCGATACCGCCGACGAAAGCCTGCTGGTAGCGCAAGACGAGCACGGCCAGGTACTGGGCTTTGCCGGGGTATACGAAAAAGAAAACTTTCTGCACCACCTGTACGTGCAGCCGGCCGCACAAGGCCAGGGCATAGGCCAGGCCCTGCTGCAGGCCGCCGCCCTGCGCTTTACCGCCACCCCCTCGCTGAAATGCTTTGCGGCCAACCCGCGTGCGCTGGCGTTTTACCGGCAACAAGGCTGGCAACCGGCAGGCGAGGGCGTCGACGCCGCCGGCCACCGCTGGCTACGCCTGCAGGGGCCGCAGCCAGGCGTCGTCTTCAGTACCGACTGCGCCCGGCTGGACCGCGAGCTGGTGTACCAGTACCTGAGCCGCGAGTCGTACTGGGCTGCCGGCCTGCCGCGCGACATTTTCGAAGCCTCGTTGCAGGGCTCGCTGGTGATCGGCGGCTACAACGCCGACGGCCAGCAGCTGGCCTTCGCCCGCGTGATTACCGACTACGCCACCTTCGGCTACCTGGCCGACGTATTCGTGGTAGACAGCGCGCGTGGCCAGGGCATCGCCAAGGCGCTGATGCGCTACATCCAGCTGCACCCGCGGCTGCAAAACCTGCGCCGCTTCATGCTGGCCACCGCCGACGCCCACGGCTTGTACGCGCAGTTCGGCTTTGGCGCACTGGGCAAGCCGGAACGCATCATGGAAAAAGTAGAGCCGGCCATTTACCAAAGGTTGGCCGCAGAGCGGGGCCGGGCATGA
- a CDS encoding indolepyruvate ferredoxin oxidoreductase family protein: MSIRHVELEDKYTAPTGQVLLNGIQALVRLPMMQQARDRAAGLNTAGYVTGYRGSPLGNVDQTMQKASKHLAAHNVVFHPGLNEDLAATAVWGTQQVNMFEGAKYDGVYSMWYGKGPGVDRSGDVIKHGNVAGTSKFGGVLLICGDDHAAKSSTFPHQSDHILAASMIPVLSPSGVQEVIDYGLHAWAMSRYSGCWVSIKAISDTIESAAVVDISPERVQTLIPEDFPLPPDGLSIRWPDTPLAQEKRVLHHRLYAALAYARVNKLNHVTLDSPKARLGIITCGKSYLDVMQALDDLGIDEKLVADIGLRIFKVGMVWPLEPEGVRQFAEGLEEIMVIEEKRQIIEYQLKEQLYNWRDDVRPRVVGKFAEKGEWALPHGDWLLPAAGELTPAMIARAIAKRLANLYDSPVIHDRLKFYDDKEAQLVKPREAIARIPHYCSGCPHNTSTKVPEGSRAVAGIGCHYMAHWIEGDSTKTFTQMGGEGITWLGQAPFTTTKHVFTNLGDGTYFHSGLLAIRAAVAGKVNITYKILYNDAVAMTGGQNVDGYLDVPMITRQVHAEGVGRIVITSDDPDKYRTAHGLKEGLAPGVEVFHRRELDRLQKELRELPGVTILIHDQTCAAEKRRRRKRKEFPDPDRRAFINERVCEGCGDCGKKSGCLSVLPVETPLGRKRKIDQSSCNKDFSCVEGFCPSFVSVAGASVKKPGGAAASLDSMGALPAPQLPGLHEPFGIMVTGVGGTGVVTIGQVLAMAAHLDNKGVTVLDMAGLAQKGGSVWSHVRIADSQEKLHAVRIAAGDANLVLGCDLVVTAAEEALAKMREGFSHVVVNNYESPTSAFLKNPDVRFPAKAMKEAIIESVGSQHFAEVNATRIATALMGDAIAANMFMLGYAWQKGLVPVSLEAIMKAVELNGAAVKFNQQAFVWGRHAAHDPARIETLVSPSAVVQFVPRDTVEGVLHHRSKELVAYQDDKLAARYKVLVEQVKAAEERAKPGSSALTLAVARAYYHVLAYKDEYEVARLYSDGEFQRALREQFDGDLKLTFHFGASWMTGHQPKKVNLGPWALKALGVIARFKGLRGSALDPFGWQADRRLERAMIGEFEALVGQLLAGLSAANLGTASEMVKLYEGIRGFGHVKEAGHQAAQTRLAELRKAFDTPPAHKGAAA; this comes from the coding sequence ATGTCGATTCGCCACGTCGAACTGGAAGACAAATACACGGCACCTACCGGGCAGGTATTGCTCAACGGTATCCAGGCGCTGGTACGCCTGCCGATGATGCAGCAGGCGCGCGACCGCGCCGCCGGGCTGAACACCGCCGGCTACGTTACCGGCTACCGCGGCTCGCCGCTGGGCAACGTGGACCAGACCATGCAGAAGGCCAGCAAGCACCTGGCCGCGCATAATGTGGTGTTTCACCCGGGCCTCAACGAGGACCTGGCCGCCACCGCAGTGTGGGGCACGCAGCAGGTGAACATGTTCGAGGGTGCCAAGTACGACGGCGTGTATTCGATGTGGTACGGCAAGGGCCCCGGCGTGGACCGCTCCGGTGACGTGATCAAGCACGGCAACGTGGCCGGCACCAGCAAGTTCGGCGGCGTGCTGCTGATCTGCGGCGACGACCACGCCGCCAAGTCGTCCACCTTCCCGCACCAGTCCGACCACATCCTGGCCGCCAGCATGATTCCGGTGCTGAGCCCGTCCGGCGTGCAAGAGGTGATCGACTACGGCCTGCATGCCTGGGCCATGAGCCGTTATTCCGGCTGCTGGGTGTCGATCAAGGCCATCTCCGACACCATCGAAAGTGCCGCCGTGGTGGACATCAGCCCCGAGCGCGTGCAAACGCTGATCCCCGAAGACTTCCCGCTGCCGCCGGACGGCTTGTCCATCCGCTGGCCGGATACCCCGCTGGCGCAGGAAAAGCGCGTGCTGCACCACCGCCTGTACGCCGCGTTGGCCTACGCCCGCGTCAACAAGCTCAACCACGTGACGCTGGATTCGCCGAAGGCGCGGCTGGGTATCATCACCTGTGGCAAGAGCTACCTGGACGTGATGCAGGCGCTGGACGACCTGGGTATCGACGAAAAACTGGTCGCCGATATCGGCCTGCGCATTTTCAAGGTGGGCATGGTGTGGCCGCTGGAGCCGGAAGGCGTGCGCCAGTTTGCCGAGGGCCTGGAAGAGATCATGGTGATCGAGGAAAAACGCCAGATCATCGAATACCAGCTGAAAGAACAGCTGTACAACTGGCGCGACGACGTGCGCCCGCGCGTGGTGGGCAAGTTTGCCGAAAAAGGCGAATGGGCGCTGCCGCACGGCGACTGGCTGCTGCCGGCTGCTGGCGAGCTGACCCCGGCCATGATCGCCCGCGCCATCGCCAAGCGCCTGGCCAACCTGTACGACAGCCCGGTGATCCACGATCGCCTGAAGTTCTACGACGACAAGGAAGCCCAGCTGGTGAAACCGCGCGAAGCTATCGCGCGCATTCCGCATTACTGCAGTGGCTGCCCGCACAACACCAGCACCAAGGTGCCGGAAGGCAGCCGCGCCGTGGCCGGCATCGGTTGCCACTACATGGCGCACTGGATCGAAGGCGACAGCACCAAGACCTTCACCCAGATGGGCGGCGAAGGCATTACCTGGCTGGGCCAGGCGCCGTTTACCACCACCAAGCACGTGTTCACCAACCTGGGTGACGGCACCTACTTCCACTCCGGCCTGCTGGCCATCCGCGCCGCGGTGGCAGGCAAGGTCAACATCACCTACAAGATCCTGTACAACGACGCGGTGGCAATGACCGGCGGCCAGAATGTGGACGGCTACCTGGACGTGCCGATGATTACCCGCCAGGTACACGCCGAAGGGGTTGGCCGCATCGTCATCACCAGCGACGACCCGGACAAATACCGCACCGCGCACGGCCTGAAAGAAGGCCTGGCACCGGGCGTGGAGGTATTCCACCGCCGCGAGCTGGATCGCCTGCAAAAAGAGCTGCGCGAGCTGCCCGGCGTCACCATCCTGATCCACGACCAGACCTGTGCCGCCGAAAAACGCCGCCGCCGCAAACGCAAGGAGTTTCCCGACCCGGACCGCCGCGCCTTCATCAACGAACGCGTGTGCGAAGGCTGTGGTGACTGCGGCAAGAAATCCGGCTGCCTGTCGGTACTGCCGGTGGAAACCCCGCTGGGCCGCAAGCGCAAGATCGACCAGAGCAGCTGCAACAAAGACTTCTCCTGCGTGGAAGGCTTCTGCCCCAGCTTTGTGTCGGTGGCCGGCGCCAGCGTGAAAAAACCGGGTGGTGCCGCCGCCAGCCTGGACAGCATGGGTGCCCTGCCGGCCCCGCAGCTGCCCGGCTTGCACGAGCCGTTCGGCATCATGGTCACCGGCGTGGGCGGTACCGGTGTAGTGACCATTGGCCAGGTGCTGGCCATGGCCGCACACCTGGATAACAAGGGCGTGACCGTACTGGATATGGCCGGCCTGGCGCAAAAAGGCGGCTCGGTGTGGTCGCATGTGCGCATTGCCGATAGCCAGGAAAAACTGCACGCCGTGCGCATTGCCGCCGGCGACGCCAACCTGGTGCTGGGCTGCGATCTGGTGGTGACCGCCGCCGAGGAAGCGCTGGCCAAAATGCGCGAAGGCTTCAGCCACGTGGTGGTGAACAACTACGAATCGCCGACCAGCGCCTTCCTGAAAAACCCGGACGTGCGCTTCCCGGCCAAGGCCATGAAGGAAGCCATCATCGAGTCGGTAGGCAGCCAGCATTTTGCCGAGGTCAACGCCACCCGCATCGCCACCGCACTGATGGGCGACGCCATTGCGGCCAATATGTTCATGCTGGGTTACGCCTGGCAAAAAGGCCTGGTGCCGGTATCGCTGGAAGCCATCATGAAAGCGGTCGAGCTGAACGGTGCCGCCGTGAAGTTCAACCAGCAGGCCTTTGTCTGGGGCCGCCACGCCGCACACGACCCGGCGCGTATCGAGACCCTGGTCAGCCCGTCGGCCGTGGTGCAGTTTGTACCGCGTGATACGGTAGAGGGCGTACTGCACCACCGTAGCAAAGAGCTGGTGGCCTACCAGGACGATAAGTTGGCCGCACGCTACAAGGTGCTGGTGGAGCAGGTGAAAGCCGCCGAAGAACGTGCCAAGCCGGGCAGCAGCGCGCTGACACTGGCGGTCGCCCGCGCCTACTACCACGTGCTGGCTTACAAGGACGAGTACGAAGTGGCACGCCTGTATAGCGACGGCGAGTTCCAGCGGGCGCTGCGCGAGCAGTTCGACGGTGACCTCAAGCTCACCTTCCACTTTGGCGCCAGCTGGATGACCGGCCACCAGCCGAAAAAGGTGAACCTGGGCCCGTGGGCACTGAAGGCGCTGGGCGTGATTGCCCGCTTCAAAGGCCTGCGCGGCAGTGCGCTGGACCCGTTTGGCTGGCAGGCCGACCGCCGCCTGGAGCGCGCGATGATAGGCGAGTTCGAGGCGCTGGTAGGCCAGCTCCTGGCGGGCCTGTCTGCGGCCAACCTGGGCACGGCGAGCGAGATGGTAAAACTGTACGAGGGAATTCGCGGTTTCGGCCACGTGAAAGAAGCCGGCCACCAGGCCGCGCAAACCAGGCTGGCCGAGCTGCGCAAAGCGTTCGATACGCCGCCCGCCCATAAGGGTGCGGCTGCCTAA
- a CDS encoding DMT family transporter: MLLYDLAAVGAATCWAAGGLIGATPARHFGPFAFSRLRLSFLTVLLGSASLALGGWATLHAAALLPLTLSALFGIFLGDALMFAAMNRLGPRRTGLLFATHSVFSVALGVLLLGEALSLQALAGSVLVFGGVLVAVAFGRRDGSTHHWEQSHGVKAGVALGLAAALCQACGTFFAKPAMASGLDPLTASALRMAIGCAANWLLWASGSRLARMANPPTPRMLAQLALNGLVALGLGMTLIMVALQGGNVATVGMLSALSPVLILPMLWAVTRQAPPLLGWLGAAISVAGTVLLLGR, from the coding sequence ATGCTGCTGTACGACCTGGCCGCCGTCGGCGCCGCCACCTGCTGGGCCGCAGGCGGCCTGATCGGCGCCACCCCGGCGCGCCACTTTGGGCCGTTTGCCTTCAGCCGGCTGCGGCTGAGCTTCCTCACCGTACTACTGGGCAGCGCCAGCCTGGCGCTGGGTGGCTGGGCCACACTGCACGCCGCCGCGCTGCTGCCGCTGACGTTGTCGGCGCTGTTCGGCATCTTTCTGGGCGATGCGCTGATGTTCGCCGCCATGAACCGGCTAGGCCCGCGCCGCACCGGCCTGCTGTTTGCCACCCACTCGGTGTTTTCGGTGGCGCTGGGCGTGCTGCTGCTGGGCGAGGCGCTCAGCCTGCAGGCGCTGGCCGGTAGCGTGCTGGTGTTTGGCGGCGTACTGGTGGCGGTGGCGTTTGGCCGCCGCGACGGCAGCACCCACCACTGGGAACAAAGCCACGGTGTGAAAGCTGGTGTGGCGCTGGGCCTGGCCGCCGCGCTGTGCCAGGCATGCGGCACCTTCTTTGCCAAACCGGCCATGGCCAGCGGGCTGGACCCGCTCACCGCCAGCGCGCTACGCATGGCGATAGGCTGTGCGGCCAACTGGCTGCTGTGGGCCAGTGGCAGCCGCCTGGCGCGCATGGCCAACCCGCCCACCCCGCGCATGCTGGCCCAGCTGGCGCTAAACGGCCTGGTGGCACTGGGGCTGGGCATGACGCTGATCATGGTGGCGCTGCAAGGCGGCAACGTGGCCACCGTGGGCATGCTGTCGGCGCTCAGCCCGGTGCTGATCCTGCCTATGCTGTGGGCGGTGACGCGGCAGGCACCGCCGCTGCTGGGTTGGCTGGGTGCCGCCATCAGCGTAGCCGGCACCGTGCTGTTGCTGGGGCGCTAA
- a CDS encoding GNAT family N-acetyltransferase, whose amino-acid sequence MLTLPLVTPRLQLRDFCASDQAAYRQLRLGSAFGQHYAAHQLSPDFSDALLQQFIAQQQATPRRAWQLAITLADGGTLVGSVGLRYTSLAGEAQFGIELGEAYWGQGYAREAGAALLHAGFNPLGLHRVEADTHAANLPAQRLATSLGFVPSRQEGDRHILALSLDMPGVLSERKLLGAQARLNRHAGYWQLATPAQPDFYFGNLLLPDQAPLQRDVWEARFDAAFAGHAGVQHRTLLWAMEDEDCAARYQPWLDAGYQYMETVALLLTRDSLRPTRLPAGHTLRPLASENDWQQWASLLAASRDPGHDEAGYRRFLGGLQQRYLQLEHSGHGHVWGVFAGGQLQASAGLFTWQALGRFQMVATAPAARRLGLASGLISALAEWGLARVPRLVIVADAHYHAIDLYRKLGFVHASREASLCWWPRH is encoded by the coding sequence ATGCTGACCCTGCCACTAGTAACACCACGCCTGCAGCTGCGCGACTTTTGCGCCAGCGACCAGGCCGCCTACCGCCAGCTGCGCCTGGGTAGCGCCTTCGGGCAACACTACGCCGCACACCAGCTCAGCCCCGACTTTAGCGACGCCCTGCTGCAGCAATTCATCGCCCAGCAGCAGGCCACACCGCGCCGGGCGTGGCAGCTGGCCATTACGCTGGCCGATGGCGGTACGCTCGTCGGCTCGGTCGGCCTGCGTTACACCAGCCTGGCCGGCGAAGCCCAGTTCGGCATCGAGCTAGGCGAAGCCTACTGGGGCCAGGGCTACGCCCGCGAAGCCGGTGCCGCGTTACTACACGCCGGTTTCAACCCGCTGGGCCTGCATCGTGTAGAAGCCGACACCCATGCGGCCAACCTGCCGGCACAGCGGCTGGCCACCAGCCTGGGCTTTGTCCCCAGCCGCCAGGAAGGCGACCGCCACATCCTGGCGCTGTCTCTGGATATGCCGGGTGTGCTCAGCGAGCGCAAGTTGCTGGGCGCACAAGCCCGGTTAAACCGTCATGCCGGCTACTGGCAACTGGCCACCCCCGCGCAGCCCGATTTCTACTTTGGCAACCTGCTGCTGCCCGACCAGGCGCCGCTGCAGCGCGATGTATGGGAAGCCCGCTTCGACGCCGCCTTTGCCGGCCACGCCGGCGTACAGCACCGCACGCTGCTATGGGCGATGGAAGACGAAGACTGCGCCGCGCGTTACCAACCGTGGCTGGACGCCGGCTACCAGTACATGGAAACCGTTGCCCTGCTGCTTACCCGCGACAGCCTGCGGCCAACCCGGCTACCTGCCGGCCACACGCTGCGGCCGCTGGCCAGCGAAAACGACTGGCAGCAATGGGCGTCGCTGCTGGCCGCCAGCCGCGACCCCGGCCACGACGAAGCAGGCTATCGCCGCTTTCTGGGCGGGCTCCAGCAGCGTTACCTGCAGCTGGAACACAGCGGCCACGGCCATGTCTGGGGCGTGTTTGCCGGCGGGCAACTGCAGGCCAGCGCCGGCCTGTTTACCTGGCAGGCGCTCGGGCGCTTCCAGATGGTGGCCACCGCGCCTGCAGCACGGCGCCTGGGGCTGGCAAGCGGCCTGATCAGCGCACTGGCCGAATGGGGGCTGGCGCGGGTACCGCGCCTGGTGATTGTGGCCGATGCCCACTACCACGCCATCGATCTGTATCGTAAGCTGGGTTTCGTCCACGCCAGCCGCGAAGCCTCGCTGTGCTGGTGGCCGCGTCACTAA
- a CDS encoding MarR family winged helix-turn-helix transcriptional regulator, producing MDTPNTPDAVDAIRAQWQRERPDLETRHMAIIGRLGRCSIQLQKRLNDTFGQYGISNWEFDVLATLRRSGTPYCLAPTALFSSLMLSSGTMTRQLQLLAERGLVCRLPNPDDARSLLVQLTPQGLDLVNEVVGAHVDNMARILAPLDAAQLDALDASMSALLATLEPVTKAGR from the coding sequence ATGGATACCCCGAACACCCCCGACGCCGTAGACGCCATCCGCGCGCAATGGCAGCGCGAACGCCCCGACCTGGAGACCCGCCACATGGCCATCATCGGCCGGCTGGGCCGCTGCAGCATCCAGCTGCAAAAACGGCTGAACGACACCTTCGGCCAATACGGCATCAGCAACTGGGAATTCGACGTGCTGGCCACGCTGCGCCGCAGTGGCACACCGTATTGCCTGGCGCCCACCGCGCTGTTTTCCAGCCTGATGCTGTCGTCCGGCACCATGACGCGCCAACTGCAGCTGCTGGCCGAGCGCGGCCTGGTATGCCGCCTGCCCAACCCCGACGACGCACGCAGCCTGCTGGTGCAGCTAACGCCACAGGGGCTGGATCTGGTCAACGAGGTAGTGGGGGCACATGTGGATAATATGGCGCGCATCCTGGCGCCGCTGGACGCCGCGCAGCTGGACGCGCTGGACGCGTCGATGAGCGCGCTGCTGGCCACGCTGGAACCGGTAACGAAAGCGGGGCGCTGA
- the rarD gene encoding EamA family transporter RarD: MSSAPNETGKGVLYATGAFFIWGLFPLYWKPLHAVPALQILCHRIVWSALFVAILLLVQRNWRWLGDSLRDGARLRVFALSSLLLSFNWLIYIWAVNENRVVEASLGYFINPLVNVLLGRLFLGERLTRTQGIAIGLATLGVAWLTLSVGTLPWVALSLAATFGVYGLLRKKAPLPSLEGLALETFLMLPLALAALLWFAVRGDGAFGQLGLATDALLMGAGVVTAIPLLLFASGARRLKLATVGLIQYLGPTIQLLLGVWLYHEPFGSSRAIGFGLIWAALALYSGHGLLGYLKARRAATA; this comes from the coding sequence ATGTCATCTGCACCCAACGAAACCGGCAAAGGCGTGCTGTACGCCACCGGCGCGTTCTTTATCTGGGGCCTGTTCCCGCTGTACTGGAAACCGCTGCACGCGGTACCGGCGCTGCAAATCCTGTGTCACCGCATTGTGTGGTCGGCACTGTTCGTGGCCATCTTGCTGCTGGTGCAGCGCAACTGGCGCTGGCTGGGCGACAGCCTGCGCGACGGAGCCCGCCTGCGCGTGTTTGCGCTGTCGTCGCTGCTGCTGTCGTTCAACTGGCTGATCTATATCTGGGCGGTGAACGAAAACCGCGTGGTGGAAGCCAGCCTGGGTTATTTCATCAACCCGCTGGTGAACGTGCTGCTTGGGCGGCTGTTTCTGGGCGAACGCCTGACACGCACCCAGGGCATCGCCATCGGCCTGGCCACGCTGGGCGTGGCGTGGCTCACGTTATCGGTGGGCACGCTGCCGTGGGTGGCGCTGAGCCTGGCGGCCACCTTTGGCGTGTACGGCCTGCTGCGTAAAAAAGCGCCGCTGCCGTCGCTGGAAGGGCTGGCGCTGGAAACGTTCCTGATGCTGCCGCTGGCGCTGGCGGCGCTGTTGTGGTTTGCCGTACGCGGCGACGGCGCGTTTGGCCAGCTGGGCCTGGCCACCGACGCGCTGCTGATGGGTGCCGGCGTGGTCACCGCCATCCCGCTGCTGCTGTTTGCCAGCGGCGCGCGCCGGCTGAAGCTGGCCACGGTAGGGTTGATCCAGTACCTGGGGCCCACCATCCAGCTGCTGCTGGGCGTATGGCTGTACCACGAGCCATTCGGCAGTAGCCGCGCCATCGGCTTTGGCCTGATATGGGCGGCGCTGGCGCTGTACTCCGGCCACGGCCTGCTGGGCTACCTCAAAGCACGGCGCGCGGCCACCGCCTAG
- a CDS encoding VOC family protein, with amino-acid sequence MTTAIVANLQLIYVSDIARSTAFYQQLFAAKPVFSSPQYVAFAGSGDALFALWSGTAPDTAAAPRGEIGIMLPDGSAVAALYARWQQDRSLNIVTPLREEPYGQTFVLADPDGHLIRVCQRD; translated from the coding sequence ATGACCACCGCCATCGTTGCCAACCTGCAGCTGATCTACGTCAGCGACATCGCCCGTTCCACCGCCTTCTACCAGCAGCTATTTGCCGCCAAGCCGGTTTTCAGCAGCCCGCAGTACGTGGCCTTTGCCGGTAGCGGCGACGCGCTGTTTGCGCTGTGGTCCGGCACCGCACCCGATACTGCCGCCGCGCCGCGTGGCGAGATCGGCATCATGCTGCCAGACGGCAGCGCGGTGGCGGCGCTGTACGCGCGCTGGCAGCAGGACCGCAGCCTGAACATCGTCACCCCGCTACGCGAGGAGCCCTACGGCCAGACTTTTGTCCTGGCCGACCCGGACGGGCACCTGATCCGCGTCTGCCAGCGCGATTGA